From Coffea arabica cultivar ET-39 chromosome 2e, Coffea Arabica ET-39 HiFi, whole genome shotgun sequence, the proteins below share one genomic window:
- the LOC113730564 gene encoding ABC transporter G family member 6-like: MLREKMSKIVAENISPVRDCMPTFDRRQTVQMTAAGASPSPTLGQLLKRVGDARKEATGDETPVHQVLDLSDPGMEPRSLPFVLSFTNLTYSVKISRKMGLPAIFSRSRHHLPATTTATEPTDGETLFTKTKVLLNDISGEARDGEIMAVLGASGSGKSTLIDALANRIAKESLKGTITLNGEQLESRLLKVISAYVMQDDLLYPMLTVEETLMFAAEFRLPRTLSKSKKQMRVQALIDQLGLRNAAKTVIGDEGHRGVSGGERRRVSIGIDIIHDPIILFLDEPTSGLDSTSAFMVVKVLQRIAQSGSIVIMSIHQPSYRILGLLDRLIFLSRGHTVYSGPPTNLPQFFSDFGHPIPENENRTEFALDLIRELEGSPGGTRSLVEFNRTWQNMKRGTNTAGTGNVESSPTHGLSLKEAISASISRGKLVSGATNTDASPTSMVPRYANPFWIEMAVLSKRSFTNSRRMPELFGIRCGAVMVTGFILATMFWRLDNSPKGIQERLGFFAFAMSTTFYTCADALPVFLQERYIFMRETAHNAYRRISYCLSHALVSLPALIFLSFAFAAITFWSVGLDGGTSGFFFYFAIILASFWAGNSFVTFLSGVVPHVMLGYTIVVAILAYFLLFSGFFINRDRIPPYWIWFHYISLVKYPYEAVLQNEFDDPAKCFVRGIQIFDSTPLGAVPDSLKIKLLASMSNTLGVKITSSTCVTTGVDILKQQGVTDLTKWACLWITIAWGFFFRILFFFSLLLGSKNKRR, translated from the coding sequence ATGTTAAGAGAAAAAATGTCGAAAATAGTTGCGGAAAACATATCGCCCGTAAGAGACTGCATGCCGACGTTTGATCGGAGGCAGACCGTGCAGATGACCGCTGCGGGCGCGTCTCCTTCGCCTACGCTTGGACAACTTCTGAAGCGCGTCGGCGATGCTCGCAAGGAAGCCACCGGTGACGAGACGCCCGTGCACCAGGTTCTCGACCTCAGCGACCCGGGCATGGAGCCCCGATCACTTCCCTTCGTGCTCTCCTTCACTAACCTGACCTACAGCGTCAAAATCAGCCGGAAAATGGGCCTGCCTGCTATATTCAGCCGCAGCCGCCACCATCTTCCTGCCACCACGACTGCAACCGAGCCTACTGACGGAGAGACCCTCTTCACGAAGACCAAAGTGCTCCTGAACGACATCTCCGGCGAGGCGCGTGACGGCGAAATCATGGCGGTGCTCGGCGCGTCTGGATCTGGAAAATCAACTCTCATCGATGCATTGGCCAATCGCATAGCCAAGGAGAGTTTGAAAGGAACCATCACTCTCAACGGCGAGCAGTTGGAGTCGAGGCTGCTCAAGGTCATTTCTGCTTACGTCATGCAGGACGATCTCCTCTACCCCATGCTCACCGTCGAGGAAACCTTGATGTTCGCGGCCGAGTTTCGCCTCCCACGAACGCTCTCGAAATCCAAGAAGCAAATGAGAGTTCAGGCCTTAATTGATCAACTAGGCCTCCGAAACGCCGCCAAGACGGTGATCGGAGACGAAGGCCACCGCGGCGTTTCTGGCGGGGAGCGGAGGAGAGTCTCCATCGGAATAGACATCATTCATGATCCTATAATCCTCTTCCTGGACGAGCCGACCTCGGGGCTGGACTCCACCAGTGCATTCATGGTGGTGAAAGTTTTGCAGAGGATTGCTCAGAGCGGAAGTATCGTCATCATGTCTATTCATCAGCCGAGCTATCGAATTCTCGGCCTGTTGGACAGGCTGATCTTTCTGTCCCGCGGGCACACTGTTTACAGCGGTCCTCCAACTAATCTGCCGCAATTTTTTTCTGATTTCGGCCATCCGATTCCTGAAAATGAGAATCGGACTGAATTTGCACTTGATCTGATTCGCGAGCTCGAGGGCTCCCCAGGAGGGACTAGAAGTTTGGTTGAATTCAACAGAACGTGGCAAAATATGAAGAGAGGTACTAATACTGCTGGTACGGGAAATGTGGAATCATCTCCAACGCATGGATTGTCATTGAAGGAAGCTATAAGTGCCAGTATTTCGAGGGGAAAATTGGTGTCAGGTGCTACAAACACTGATGCTAGTCCAACTTCCATGGTTCCTAGATATGCAAATCcattttggattgaaatggCAGTTTTATCAAAAAGATCATTCACCAACTCGCGGCGGATGCCGGAGCTCTTTGGCATTAGGTGCGGAGCAGTTATGGTGACGGGGTTCATTTTGGCTACCATGTTTTGGCGATTGGACAACTCTCCCAAAGGGATTCAAGAAAGGCTAGGGTTTTTCGCCTTCGCCATGTCTACGACCTTCTATACTTGCGCCGATGCACTGCCAGTTTTCCTTCAGGAGAGGTACATTTTCATGAGGGAAACTGCTCACAACGCTTATAGAAGGATCTCCTATTGTCTCTCTCACGCATTGGTTTCCTTGCCTGCCCTTATTTTCCTCTCATTTGCATTTGCTGCAATTACCTTTTGGTCGGTGGGGCTGGACGGAGGGACTTCGGGGTTCTTTTTCTACTTCGCTATAATCTTGGCTTCCTTCTGGGCCGGCAATTCCTTCGTCACATTCCTGTCCGGAGTGGTCCCTCATGTGATGCTTGGCTACACCATTGTGGTGGCAATATTAGCATATTTCCTCCTCTTCAGCGGCTTCTTCATTAACCGGGACAGAATCCCCCCTTACTGGATATGGTTCCACTACATTTCCCTGGTGAAATATCCATACGAAGCCGTTTTGCAGAACGAATTCGACGATCCGGCGAAATGTTTCGTGAGGGGGATCCAGATATTCGACAGCACCCCGCTGGGAGCCGTGCCGGATTCGCTGAAGATAAAGCTGCTGGCGAGCATGAGCAACACCCTTGGCGTGAAAATCACGAGCTCCACGTGCGTGACCACCGGCGTGGACATATTGAAGCAGCAAGGAGTCACTGATCTCACCAAGTGGGCTTGCCTTTGGATCACCATTGCATGGGGATTCTTCTTTAGGATTctgtttttcttctctttgttACTGGGAAGCAAGAACAAGAGGCGGTAA